The Oncorhynchus gorbuscha isolate QuinsamMale2020 ecotype Even-year linkage group LG06, OgorEven_v1.0, whole genome shotgun sequence sequence CACACGGAGATCTGACGTTCTTCGTTGGAATTAGACTGTTGATTCAACGTTGTTGGAGAGCTGGGTTTCAATTCCTTGCATTTTCTCCCGCAAGATTGTGTTTGAACCTTTACTGTTCCCGAACCCACAAGTCTTGGAGCCAGAACGTAGGAGGGAAAGGACAAGAAAAGGGCTATCTGAAACATGCTCTCCTTGTTGTGCCTCATGCTGTTTGTTCCACGTGTGTTCTCCTCATCGACACGTAAGTAGCCTACAAAAAGTGTGATATTGTGAGAAGCCGACTACCAAGTTTGTCATAAACCTGTTTCGACAGATTTGAATGGGAGGGACGCTCACCCTCTATTAGTCAACCAAAAAAGTTACATTTTAGGTACATGTTACAATTCTCAACAATATGTTAGATACATTGTATGTAACGGTAAAGGTACAAAATACAAAACTTACTGTCTGATTCACAGGTGTCCAGACTGTCCACATGTGTACTTGCCAGATTATTATAAAATACCTGTATTATGAACTGGGTGATTTGAGCcccgaatgctgattggctgaaagctgtggtataacAAAATGTATAAactggttcgagccctgaatgctgactaggtgacagccatggtatatcagaccatataccacgggtatgacgaaacatttatttttactgctctaattacattggtaaccagtttataatggggtttgtgatatatggccaaaaTAACACAGCTAATGGCTGTCTCCAGGCATTCCATGTTGCGTTgtgcccttagccgtggtatattggccatataccacacctcctcgggctaTATTGCTTAAGTATACCATGAGTATgaccccaaaatatattttacggTTCTAATTAGAttagtaaccagtttataatagcaataaggcaccttgggggtttgtgatatatggccatgtatccaggcactccgtgtggcttcgtgcataagaacagcccttagccgtggtatattggtcatataccacacccaCTCGGGCCTGAATGCTTAAATAAAGCTCACATAATACGATAATAAATGAACAGATTATGAGTTATATTTCAAgatgtctgttttttttatgtCCAAAATATGGACATAATGTTTGGTGGATTTGAAGATGAATTGTAAGTAAATTGGTAATAACTACTTACTTATAATGCAACAAGTCTGCATAGGAGATTATGGCATTGTACACATTTGTTCATGAGTAACTGTAAACTATTCTTCATATACATTTCACCAATTGAAACCAATATCCCGTGAGAATGTTCCAAAGACAAAGTGAATGCCTGTTGGATCATTTTATTTTATGGTAATAATATCCTATGAAAACTGTAACCATGTGCCTAACAGCTAAATTGGATTTATTTGTAGTGCATTGTTGAACTAACAGAGAAATAGGCCACAGAGGTGATTAAGTTCAAAATTCAAAAATTCATCTAAAATTCCCAAGTTGAAAATTTATGCAATGTTGCTGTGAAACAAACAATTAATTTACCCTATTTGTGTATACGTAAAGTGTAAATATCCGTGGACACACTGGGTTCGGCACATCTCACACCAAGTCCTCTTTAGTCCGGTCAGACTCATAGCGCGTAGCATATGGCCACATATGTTAGATAGCTTGTCTACCGCCCACCAACAGCACACTTAATAAACCTCCTCACATTAACCCTTGAATCTCCCCCAAAGGAGCCAAGTGCTAACACATTCAAACAGGAACACTTCTCAGGGCATTTCTAATGAAGCATCCATCATAAGATGAGTCAGAAGAGTAAAGGAATAGTGGGGATGGAAAAGCATTCAAGAATTTGACCAACAACCTTGTCGGACCTCTCCAAGTGATCTCCCAACAGTTTCAGCACAGGACCCATAAATCCATTTCATAACTCTCAGGTTCCCCTGAGTGTTTGCACTCAGAAAGATTCAGTATCTGTGAACTCTGAACATATTAATATCAAGAACAAAAATGTtcaagcaaatcaaatcaaagtttattgccGTACGTGTTAAGTCATCATCAACTCTAGGAGTGAAGCCCATTTAAAGTagtgtgtttcagtatgtgtctccCCCAGCAGTGGCTGGAATCTTCCCCCAGGACCCGGCGTTGCGGATAGGCTCCAGCCTGACGGCCACGTGCACAGTGAGCCCCGAGCGGGGGCTGCATGCCAACACTATGTACTGGACCATGAACGGGAAGAGACTCCCTAGTAGCACGTACGACCTGCTGAGCCCCAACTGCCTCAGTGTCACTCTGCACCACCTCAATGGCTCCCAGCAACAGTCTGGGGACAACCTGGTGTGTCACAGCGGAGATGGACATGTCCTGGCTGGCTCCTGTCTCTACGTGGGCAGTAAGTGTCAGACTGGCCCTGGAGGCCTCAACCACTTCTTCTGGGGACAGGTTTTCAGAACATTGAATCCAAATCCAAATGTATTTCCTCCTTGAATTTGGGTGAAAATGACAAAAACTTCTCAGATGTTCTGAAAACTAGATTGTGGTCCTTAAACTGTCTGTGCTCAAAAGGACAGCGCTGGGGTGTAACAAGGAGATAGACACGTAAATACTGTCGGAGTCATCAATACTGTCAGAGTAAGCAGCTCAGGACAGTGCATTTACaaaatattgtttttttgtttgtttaaaagcATTTTGATGATAAGCTGTGTGTTTGCTATGATTTTAAAGCCTGCTATATTACTCCACTCTAATCTCTAGTGTCTCCCAGCAGTGGCTTAAGTACAGGGTATAATTTATTATACATTACATGTATTGACAGAAGCAATGTTTCACTCAAGCAGAAATCTTTGCAAACAAAGAAGAGAGCCCATATGAAAATAATAGTTATTCTATTAAAATTCTAACATACAGAGCCTATTCTGTCTGTCTTTGAATCATACACCCAAAGCCTCAGTTTAGCTGCTCAGTGGGTTGTTATCAGCATCACTACTTTGCTTCTGTCTCGAACTACATCTGTGTTTGATAGTCTATCatggagaggaaatgagagaggagcTGAATCCTCTAGCCTGTCGTCTGAGGTTAAGCAATGTGccagtttgtcattatgggattgAGTGATCATTATTACCCATTGTGAAATAGGAACTACTATACTGATGTATTTGTTTGTGGTACATAAGCACTTTGTTTAATGCATCATTTTAATGTCCATTGTGATACTAAGGTGTTTATAACAGCTTTGTATAATACACATTGCACAACCACTCTTGTAGCCATTAAGATAACCATATCTTTTCACTGGTAATGTGCAGTGCCCCCGGAGAAGCCGGTCAACCTAACCTGCTGGTCCCGAAACACAAAGGACCTGAGCTGCAAGTGGACCCCTGGGGGTCGGGGCGAAACCTTCATCAAAACCAAATACACCCTCAAGTACAAATTGAGGTGAGAGCCACAGATGTCCAGCATCTCCCAGGTGATCACCCAACCCACCATAATTTCTGCCTAGAAACAATGATCGATGCATCACCTGGAACACAATTACTTTCTTTTACTCACTAAAGGTCTATGTAATTCTGATGATACATTGCATAGACTGTAACCACTGCTTTGTTGTACTGCAGGCTTTCATTTGACTCTTAATGCTGTTTACACTGTTAACATTTCAAGGTCCAGTGCACAGTGAAAATGTTATGCTTTACTGGTTGTTGGCAGTACATTATATTGAGAATTTTGTTACAGATATGAGTGACTTTATGTTGCTGTGTGTTCTGTGCAGGTGGTACGGGCGAGAGAGGGAATGTGAGGACTACAGCACGGGGCAACGCTACACGTGTTATATCCCCCGGGACTTGGCCCTCTTTACTCCCTACGAGATCTGGGTGGAGGCGTCCAATCAGCTGGGGACTGCCACCTCTGATGTCATCACTCTGGATATCCTGGATGTGGGTAAGTAGAGGGAGCCTTTTGTCCAGTCTCCCTCCTGCTCCCCACCCCGCTCCAGACCTGCTAGGGTGGTTATGCCATGAAAATGTCCCGTCACGACGGTAGGACGTGCTAaatgcttcctctctctcctgtgttacATGAGTCCATCGTGATCTCAtcctttccttttctctcctcctcgcctCACTTAACTCACTAACTCACCGCCTGATCTCCTGCATATGGCTGACACACTTTCACATGAGAAAGGAATTTTATGGATTCCCAATCAATCCCAATAACAATATAATGGATTATGGCTGTGATTATTAAAGATAAACTGAACTGTCCTAAATGTTCACTGAACTTCATACATTTGGAAAAAGTGATACACTTACAAAACACAATGAGGATGGGTAGATAAGGTTGAGGACATGAAACTAAATATCACTAAATGTCAACATTTAGCTTGGCCTACATATTGGTCTTGTATTACAATGTTGCAATATGCCAGTTTACCAGACTAGTTTATGATAAAACTATAATCATCAGTCATATGTTGtatgcccctccctaccttcaggctatgctcaaaccctacaccccaatccctccctaccttcaggctatgctcaaaccctacaccctaatccctccctaccttcaggctatgctcaaaccctacaccctaatccctccctaccttcaggctatgctcaaaccctacaccccaatccctccctaccttcaggctatgctcaaaccctacaccctaatccctccctaccttcaggctatgctcaaaccctacaccctaatccctccctaccttcaggctatgctcaaaccctacaccctaatCCCTCCCTatcttcaggctatgctcaatcCCGACACCCCAATCCAagcactctgttctgccacctctggtctcttggccctcccacccctacaggagggcagcTCCTGCTCATTCCAGTCCAAGCTcgtctctgtcctggcaccccaatggtggaaccagcttcccccttaAGCTAGGACAGCAAAGTCCATGCCCATACTCCGAAAgcacctgaaaccctacctcttcaaagagtatcttaaataatggccaggtcacagttgtaaatgagaactagcttacctggtaaatggcatatattattattattataaataaataaataataataataataatccacctcgacccccccccttcccccaaaaaACACTTGCACTTCACTCCCTCCCCTTTCgagctctgactttgctgataactactttattgaggaaaagttGACTTaatatgcctgtgatatgtggttgtcccacctagctatctttaAGATTAATACACTAACTGTAaactgctctggataagagcatctgctaaatgcctcaaatgtaaatgtaatgtatagcCTAAGGATTGAGGTGTGTCCCTGTGGTTAAAAGGGAAAGCGATTGACCTTTGTGTTGCTCTGCTATGTCCCTCTACTATACTGGACACACCTAGAGACTACAGGTAGGTTGGCctgaagggagaggagactggtcgGCAGGAGGGAGGATGCCTATCACATGACGCATCAAATAACCTTATATTTCCTCAACTCCGCAGCGGAAAACATAAGCTGTGGAATTTTGCTGTGGAATCTTCCTTGATTTTCTGCTCCCCTGGGGGGCGATCTTGATGAAACCAATAAAGTGCATCAGCACACAAACAACAAGTCAAACAGGAAATTAATGGAGCAAAAGAATTCTCAAAAAGAAAATCACAAACTGTCTTCTGACATTTTTACATGATTCTCCCTCTTTATAtgattctccctctctttctctctttaaatgattctctctctctttccccctctatcagCCTTACTGCAGTGGGAAACATGTTTTTGAGAGCCTTACTGCAGTgggaaacatgtttttttaatgcTGGAGCGTGTGCCTAAATCATCAGACTGGGGAGAGAAAGCAGAAACAGACACTGACCTGCTTACCCTGCGTCCATAACTACACTCATTCTCAGGActgggagagagtcagagaaaatgagtggggggggggggaggaggagaaggagatcgagcatgagacaggaagagagaaagagagggagagaaagaaagaaagagagaatgagaccgGGAGTGAGGATACTGTGAAATAAAGTGACCTTAAGGAGAGAAGCAAAGTGTTCTGTCAGAGTAGTTTAGATAGACAGCATTGGTGCTGGACAACAGTACAGCCCAGGACCGACACTGAACATTCATGACCGTGTTTTATTCAAGCATGGAGGCTGTGATATCTAGATATAGCTgtagtgtctgtacagtgtggTACAATATTTACCAAGGGGTTTATCAGAGTGGAGAGTGTGGATGCTGCCTCATCTCAGTCCTCTACTTGTTCAGGGCAGAAATATAGAACATAATAATGTACTGCAAAACCTTAAACAACAAAGACAaccatttttatatatttttgtgcTCATGAAGCGTTGCTAAGGGTATACTCTATTTACTGAAattagcagtggtggaaaaagtatccaattgtcatacttgagtaaaggtaatgataccttaataaaaaagtcacccagtaaaatactatctGAGAAAAAgtcagaaaaaaaatgttttaaattgactgtaattgctcaaatataatTACTgtaagtattaaaagtaaaagtataaatcatttcacatttcatgtattaagcaaatcagacggcgccatttccttgttttttaaatttacggatagccaggggcaaacTCCAACAatcgaagcatttgtgtttcgtgagtccaccagatcagaggcagtagggatgaccattgATGTTCTCTTGAGAGGTGAATAAATTGGACCACTTTCCTGTCCTGCTatacattcaaaatgtaacgagtatattaggtgtcaggtaaaatgtattgagtaaaaagtacattattttatttaggaatgtagtgaggtaaaagtagtcaaaaaattTAATAGTaaatacagataccccaaaaaacgacttaagtagtacattacattattttaacttaagtactttaccactggaaatttgtatttatttttttgttccgTAGGCTTAGCACATGTAGGCTTAGTCATTACACAGCTTTGTGACCAACCGGTGTCTACATCCCTGTTGTTTCAGTGACCACAGACCCTCCAGACAATGTCCATGTGAGTCGTGTGGGGGAGCTTGAGGACCAGCTGACAGTGCATTGGGGCAGCCCCCCGGCACTCAAAGACTTCCTCTTCCAGGCCAAATACCAGATACGCTACCGACTGGAGGACAGCACTGAATGGAAGGTAGAGTAGTAACATTACTCAAGCTTTGTTTCAACATTCATtcacatttttctctctccccaatcTCTCTTTCTGAGGTACAGTGCCACGTCTATGGCATCTTATATCTGTGTACATATTTGAGATGTATAAGTGTCAGGTACTCTCGAGGGATTTACAGAGCTGTATTTTGGCTTTCAAACCAAGCTTGTGCAAGCCAAGCTTCTGTTTTTACTGAAAGATAGGTGTGAACGTCTGATTTCTGCTACTTAACGTGTTTTTGTCAggaatgtgtgcatgtgtgtgtggttaatAGATTCACTATGAGAGTATTTTTTACATATTTTCTTTGATGTCTCTCAGGTGGTGGACGATGTAGGTAACCAGACATCGTGCCGGCTAGCGGGGCTTAGGGCAGGGACGGTGTACTTTGTCCAGGTGAGGTGCAACCCAGTGGGGATCTACGGCTCCAGGAAGGCTGGGATTTGGAGTGACTGGAGCCACCCTTCAGCTGCCTCCACACCCCACAGTGGTGAGTAGATTTACATAGCACTTTAAGAGGAAGGATATGTTTCATAAGGTGTTATAACACTGCATTAGGATTTATTTACAACAGACATAAGCTTCCCGGGGCATTTATGACATTCGTGAGCACTTGTTGATCTTCCATAATGCACATTGGAGATTTTATGGGAAATCTTGTAAAGTTTAATATTATTATGGCTCATGATGAGCCATGGGACATTAAATTGTCCTCTAATAATCAACCTTTTATTGCCAATTAAACCAAAGAAACAATAACCTCATCCCAGATTAGTCTTCAACATCCTGGGAAAATGAGATTCAAACCGTATGTGACCACAGAACGCCAAACATCAAATTACACGATAGAAATCTTTCATCTGAGGATTAAAATAACTCAAGCTGAGATGGCAAAGAGCTGAGGGAGACATCAGATAGATATACTTTTTCTCTTTCGTTAGGCAACTTGAATTGCAGTCTGTCAGTTGCACACGGGGCATTAACACTGAGTGAAAACACATTTGGGGAGTACAATGGCAGATAATGGGTTACAAAGGTTGTGTGGTATTTACTTAGAAGGGGGGAGGAAGTTGGTATCAGGCTCTGTTTGCCATGGGATATTGGTTGTGGCCAGCTTTATATTGGGAGTGCACCAATTCAATTTTGTCAATGTAGTCATATCGAATCTATTGTAATCAAATAATCTCAATACTCAAGAGAATGACCTTGCACATTAGCCAGAGCCCAGAGGTCATGCAGAGTTCCTAGCCCCGCGTGAGCCACTGACCGCTCATCTCCAGCTGATTTAGTTGTAGGAGAACATTAGGTTCCATTCAATCAAACCTGCATTGCAGTTATGCGACAGCGCTTTTCCACATGGTCAAATAAAATCAAACAATGACTACGGGGTACTGCAGGAAGTGTGTGGACGGGGAGTCGCTTGTACACAAAGGCACTGCGTAAACACGGCTGTGGCAGGTTCAATTGAATTGGAGCCAGTGTTCCTCTGAGCAGTCCTCTCTGACTAACCTTGTTCACACTGTCTTCTCCCTGGGCAGAGCGGCTGCAGAGTGGGTCATGTGAGCCCAAGCCAGGCGAACAGAACTCCACCCTGCGACGGGAGCTCAAGCAGTTCTTTGGCTGGGTTCGCAAACACGCCTATGGCTGCAGCGGCATGTCAATCAAACTCTACGACCAGTGGCGGGTGTGGCTGCAGAAATCGCATAAAACGCGCAACCAGGTAGGTAAGAATAATATCCCCTTTATTTCTGTTACAACTCAGTCATGGTACATAACTGTGAAGACTATGCTATGTACCACTGGGCTACTGTAGCTCCTTATCACAACAACACCCTCTGTTGTCAAAGTATTGAACTCTGCATACACCCTGATTTTCTGACCCTCTTTGTCCTGATTTTAACTTTTGCGATGTGTTCAGTGTTGTGGAAGCACACAGAACCATCATTGCCCTAGAACTTAGACTTTCTGATGTCTTTGTCCGATTTATGCTCAGGTATGTGTGCGGTTTCCACTTTATCGGCACAGAGTACAGCTTAATGTTGATATCCACTCAGTTTTCTGAGTCTTGCAATGCCATTTTATTATTTTAATGGCACAGATTTGATTTTCAGTCGATTACCACAACAAAGAGAAATGAGCATGTTAATATAATTAACAACCACTTTAATGTGTTGCTTTTGTGTTCTCTCTGTGACGTGAGGAGCTTGTTTCACAACATTACTCACCCCAAATGGCAGCCAGGAGGACTGAGCTCACCGCTAAGCCACATCCTCTGTACGCCCCCTGAACCTAATCGTTGGTTGTTATGCTACTGAGGACAAGAGAACTGCCTGACACGTTTAGCTCACCTGATTAGTGTGGCGTATCCTGAATAGTGTCTGTGTTTAACTGCTCTGAGAAAAAAAGGGCAGTTCAACTGGATGTTACCAATACAATATTCAACttacagctcagacacccatacataccccacaagacatgccaccaggggtctcttcacagtccaatTCCAAAGAAAATTCAAGGCAACTCTCAGTATTATACATGatcgcatggaactcccttctCCAGTTTTTAAGTAAACAGCAAAATGACCTTAAGACAAAACAGATGAAAACCTCTACGGGATCGTTGTCCCCtccgcgggacggttgagctaatgtaggctaatgtgataagcatgaggttgtaagtaacaacaaCACAAAATTCTCATgacagacatatctgatatggcagaaagcttcaattcttgttagtctaactgtactgtccaatttacagtagctattacagtgaaataataccatgctattgtttgagtgaACACTTATGAActagaaaatgtattaataaaccaattaggcacatttgggcagtcttgatacaaaatgtttAACAcatatgcaatggttcattggattagtctgaaactttgcacatgcactgctgccatctagtggccaaaatctaaatagcacctgggctggaataatacattacgtaatttcttgcatttcaaagacgaAAAAACAATAACTTTGGAaacacatgttttttttctttgtattatcttttaccagaactaatgtgttatattctcctacattaatttcacatttccccaAACTTCAAAGTGCTTCccttcaaatggtatcaagaatatgcatatccttgcttcaggtcctgagctacaagcagttagatttgggtatgttattttaggcgaaaattgaaaaaaagggtcagATCCTTCAAGAGGTTATAAACACCTTAAAGGCACAATTGTGACTGTgaaatgacacacacatacacacacacacacacacacacacacacacacacacacacacacacacacacacacacacacacacacacacacacacacacacacacacacacacacacacactctacacacagtaTTTAGTTATATATCGTTGTATTTTACATTTGTGTGGCTGTCTATCAGAGTAGcagtgttttgttacttgtcatgttttatattttttcgTGGACTCCAGGAAGAATAGTTGCTGCTTCggcaaaagctaatggggatccaaataaactAAAAACCAATACGCAATTAGTGTCAGTATGATAAGGAATAGGAATTACCGTTCAATTGAATTACCCCAATATTAAACATTTGTTTTCCCTTTCAGATTCTATAAGGCGATAAATCATAACACATCCTAAAACATCATTGAAATATTTAAGCAACATTCACAACAGCAACTGAGAAACTGTCAGAAGGCCACTTTGAGGCCTCTCGGTGAAAGCGATCCAACACTGGATATTCCAGCATTTGGTCACACACAACAACTCTTCTTTGTAGGAATCCATGTGGAACAGAAAAAGAACTGATGCAAGACGCCAGCGTGTTACATTGCTGTCTGCAGCCCTGGATTAAAATAGAGTGGAATCCCATCTCTAAGaacttctcctctccatcccctcctctccacacaaacacactcttacACTCACATCTCCTGGGAGTGCCAAAGTGGAGAGCCTTTTTCTGAGCACATTTCAGACCATCGCTGAGTGGGAGCATGGAAAAGTTTCTTAATGCAGCATTAGTATGTGCTCGACTCAGATGGCCATAAATCATCTTACAGACTACCGTCAGATCAGACACATAGTGGCCACCATCACAGGCTTTTACCACAGACACAAGGGCATTATGCAATCTTGCTGGAATGTCATATACAATATAAAGAACTTCACTAATTCAGCTCCTGTTCTGGAAATTCAATAACAGAACATGTCAGAATTCAATAAGATGAAGTTATTTTCATAATGTATTTCCATTCTAACAACTTTAATAGCCACACAGTTGTCTGAGCCACACTATATATaaataaaagtatgtggacatcccttcaaatgagtggatttggatatttcagccacacaggtataaaatggagcacaccgccatgcaatctccatagacaaacattgtcagtagaattgCCTTAGTGAAGAGctgtgactttcaaagtggcacctttcatttggtcaaatttctgccctgcgagAGCTTCCCTGatcaattgtaagtgctgttattgtgacgtgaaaacatctaggagcaacaacaccTCAGGTGCAAAGTGGTAggacacaagctcacagaacgggaccaccaagtgctgaagTGGGTAGCACGTAAAACAATTGTCTGtccactacagagttccaaactacatctggaagcaacgtcagcacaagatcTGGCCGCTGGGagcatcatgaaatgggtttccatggccgagcagccgcacacaagcctgagatcaccatgcgcaatgccaagtgtcggctggagtggtgaaaAGCTCACCTCCATTAGACTCTGGAGCTGTGGAAACGCATCCTCTGGAGTGATGTATCACgtgtcaccatctggcagtccgactttGTTTGGGTTcggcggatgccaggaaaacgctacctgctccaatgcatagtgccaattgtaaagttAGGTGGAGgcggaataatggtctggggctgtttttcatggttcaggccctttagtttcagtgaagggaaatcttagcaCTAGAGCATAAAATGAcaatctagacgattctgtgcttccaactttgtggtaacagtttggggaaggccctttcctgttcagCGTGACAATTCCTTTGTGCACAAAACAAGGTCCATACaggaatggtttgtcgagatcggtgtggaacgCTGAGTGCGAGCCtggcctaattgcccaacctcactaatgctcgcaGATGAATTGAaccaagtccccgcagcaatgttccaacatctagtggaaagcctccccagaagagtggaggctgttatagcagcagaggaggggaccaactccatattaatttacatgattttagaatgaaatATTTGAcaagtaggtgtccacatacttttggtaatgtagtgtatgcaTTAATGAATATAATTGCATAGGTCTTTTAATTACAAAAACTTGGTTGGTATGCTCATACACCATTTTGTAGATTGGCTGGTGTATACAGTCAAAGCAATTGAACTTCAGATAGTTCTGCCTTTTGTTGGTCATATGGAAGTGTTCTGGTTCTTTGGATTTGTACTACTCTGGATTCCTTTTGTTGAAATAAGTGGCACAAATGTTTAACTGTATATACTGTGTCTGAGTGACTGTGCAGATGATGACATTTTTATATTGCTTATATTTTTGTATATGAATATTTAAGAAATTCTAATTAATAATTTCCCTCATTAAGTTATGTTCAGTTATCAATGATAAATATAACTGTCAAATATTTTGTCCGTTTGTCTATAAAACAATAAAGGAATAACATTTGCCTTGGAATGTTTTTTTATTAAAAGAGCATATTATCAAACAGGTGCACATGCAGAGATAAGCAGGGTACGGAATGACCCTGGGCAGACACTGCCGCAGTCAGGTGGAGCCAAGGAAGGATCAATAACTTAGGCAAATGAATAAGAAGGGGGAAGTTGCAGCAGAGGAGTCCATCAATCCCTGTCTGGGCGGCAACCTCCTGGGAGTCCCCATCACACAGACTCCTCGGAGTCGTATTTAAAGTCCTGCAGGATGTCACTCAGGGCCTCCTTATTCTTTATGATGCTGCAGCAGGGAAGACAGATGGAGGCATtagagc is a genomic window containing:
- the LOC124037675 gene encoding cytokine receptor-like factor 1 isoform X5, producing the protein MLSLLCLMLFVPRVFSSSTPVAGIFPQDPALRIGSSLTATCTVSPERGLHANTMYWTMNGKRLPSSTYDLLSPNCLSVTLHHLNGSQQQSGDNLVCHSGDGHVLAGSCLYVGMPPEKPVNLTCWSRNTKDLSCKWTPGGRGETFIKTKYTLKYKLRWYGRERECEDYSTGQRYTCYIPRDLALFTPYEIWVEASNQLGTATSDVITLDILDVVTTDPPDNVHVSRVGELEDQLTVHWGSPPALKDFLFQAKYQIRYRLEDSTEWKVVDDVGNQTSCRLAGLRAGTVYFVQVRCNPVGIYGSRKAGIWSDWSHPSAASTPHSERLQSGSCEPKPGEQNSTLRRELKQFFGWVRKHAYGCSGMSIKLYDQWRVWLQKSHKTRNQVDSIRR
- the LOC124037675 gene encoding cytokine receptor-like factor 1 isoform X6, with translation MLSLLCLMLFVPRVFSSSTPVAGIFPQDPALRIGSSLTATCTVSPERGLHANTMYWTMNGKRLPSSTYDLLSPNCLSVTLHHLNGSQQQSGDNLVCHSGDGHVLAGSCLYVGMPPEKPVNLTCWSRNTKDLSCKWTPGGRGETFIKTKYTLKYKLRWYGRERECEDYSTGQRYTCYIPRDLALFTPYEIWVEASNQLGTATSDVITLDILDVVTTDPPDNVHVSRVGELEDQLTVHWGSPPALKDFLFQAKYQIRYRLEDSTEWKVVDDVGNQTSCRLAGLRAGTVYFVQVRCNPVGIYGSRKAGIWSDWSHPSAASTPHSERLQSGSCEPKPGEQNSTLRRELKQFFGWVRKHAYGCSGMSIKLYDQWRVWLQKSHKTRNQIL
- the LOC124037675 gene encoding cytokine receptor-like factor 1 isoform X4; this encodes MLSLLCLMLFVPRVFSSSTPVAGIFPQDPALRIGSSLTATCTVSPERGLHANTMYWTMNGKRLPSSTYDLLSPNCLSVTLHHLNGSQQQSGDNLVCHSGDGHVLAGSCLYVGMPPEKPVNLTCWSRNTKDLSCKWTPGGRGETFIKTKYTLKYKLRWYGRERECEDYSTGQRYTCYIPRDLALFTPYEIWVEASNQLGTATSDVITLDILDVVTTDPPDNVHVSRVGELEDQLTVHWGSPPALKDFLFQAKYQIRYRLEDSTEWKVVDDVGNQTSCRLAGLRAGTVYFVQVRCNPVGIYGSRKAGIWSDWSHPSAASTPHSERLQSGSCEPKPGEQNSTLRRELKQFFGWVRKHAYGCSGMSIKLYDQWRVWLQKSHKTRNQVGIHVEQKKN
- the LOC124037675 gene encoding cytokine receptor-like factor 1 isoform X3, which encodes MLSLLCLMLFVPRVFSSSTPVAGIFPQDPALRIGSSLTATCTVSPERGLHANTMYWTMNGKRLPSSTYDLLSPNCLSVTLHHLNGSQQQSGDNLVCHSGDGHVLAGSCLYVGMPPEKPVNLTCWSRNTKDLSCKWTPGGRGETFIKTKYTLKYKLRWYGRERECEDYSTGQRYTCYIPRDLALFTPYEIWVEASNQLGTATSDVITLDILDVVTTDPPDNVHVSRVGELEDQLTVHWGSPPALKDFLFQAKYQIRYRLEDSTEWKVVDDVGNQTSCRLAGLRAGTVYFVQVRCNPVGIYGSRKAGIWSDWSHPSAASTPHSERLQSGSCEPKPGEQNSTLRRELKQFFGWVRKHAYGCSGMSIKLYDQWRVWLQKSHKTRNQESMWNRKRTDARRQRVTLLSAALD
- the LOC124037675 gene encoding cytokine receptor-like factor 1 isoform X1 → MLSLLCLMLFVPRVFSSSTPVAGIFPQDPALRIGSSLTATCTVSPERGLHANTMYWTMNGKRLPSSTYDLLSPNCLSVTLHHLNGSQQQSGDNLVCHSGDGHVLAGSCLYVGMPPEKPVNLTCWSRNTKDLSCKWTPGGRGETFIKTKYTLKYKLRWYGRERECEDYSTGQRYTCYIPRDLALFTPYEIWVEASNQLGTATSDVITLDILDVVTTDPPDNVHVSRVGELEDQLTVHWGSPPALKDFLFQAKYQIRYRLEDSTEWKVVDDVGNQTSCRLAGLRAGTVYFVQVRCNPVGIYGSRKAGIWSDWSHPSAASTPHSERLQSGSCEPKPGEQNSTLRRELKQFFGWVRKHAYGCSGMSIKLYDQWRVWLQKSHKTRNQVGKNNIPFISVTTQSWYITVKTMLCTTGLL